One region of Methanobrevibacter sp. genomic DNA includes:
- the purD gene encoding phosphoribosylamine--glycine ligase, translated as MKVLVVGTGAREHAIADALKDDVDLYCYMSKVNPGLSKIAKFKQGDEGEVEKVAQYAVENDIDIAFIGPEAPLGKGIVDELQKNGISCVGPTQSAAKIETDKSFMRKLFEDYEIEGSLVYKVFDNSEDVSEFLDEFDRDVVVKPVGLTGGKGVKIVGDHLKDNEEAKEYSCEVIDNVMGGFAQVIIEERLIGEEFTIQAFCDGEHLAPMPAAQDHPHAFEGDVGAITGGMGSYSDVGGLLPFLTQEDYDKAVKIMEATLKAIASEAEPYKGILYGQFMLTADGPKLIEYNARFGDPEAMNVLPLLKTPLVNICQAIVDGNLDEAEFEDKASVCKYIVPDGYPETEFAGELIEVDEESIEKLGAKVFYAAVSSEDDGIHLSGSRALGIVASGNTIEEAEKIAEEACKFVKGNVYHRSDVGTSDLVSKRVEHMKEILN; from the coding sequence ATGAAGGTTTTAGTTGTAGGTACAGGTGCTCGTGAACATGCTATCGCTGATGCTTTAAAAGATGATGTGGATTTATACTGTTATATGAGCAAGGTAAATCCTGGATTGTCCAAAATCGCCAAATTTAAACAGGGTGATGAAGGAGAAGTTGAAAAGGTAGCCCAATATGCCGTTGAAAATGATATTGACATTGCATTTATTGGTCCTGAAGCTCCACTTGGAAAAGGAATCGTAGATGAACTTCAAAAAAATGGAATAAGCTGTGTTGGACCGACACAAAGTGCGGCAAAAATTGAAACTGACAAGTCATTTATGAGAAAACTCTTTGAAGACTATGAAATCGAAGGATCACTTGTTTACAAAGTATTTGATAACTCTGAAGATGTATCAGAATTCCTGGATGAATTTGACCGTGATGTTGTTGTAAAACCTGTTGGATTAACTGGTGGTAAAGGAGTTAAAATTGTCGGCGACCATTTAAAAGATAATGAAGAAGCAAAAGAATACTCTTGTGAAGTAATTGATAATGTAATGGGTGGATTTGCTCAAGTAATTATTGAAGAAAGGTTAATCGGTGAAGAATTTACTATTCAAGCATTTTGTGATGGGGAACACTTGGCTCCAATGCCTGCAGCACAAGACCATCCTCATGCATTTGAAGGAGATGTTGGGGCAATTACTGGTGGCATGGGTTCATATTCTGATGTTGGTGGATTATTGCCGTTTTTAACTCAGGAAGATTATGATAAAGCAGTTAAAATTATGGAAGCAACCTTAAAGGCTATAGCTAGCGAAGCTGAACCATACAAAGGTATTTTATATGGTCAATTTATGTTAACTGCTGATGGACCTAAACTTATTGAATACAATGCAAGATTTGGAGACCCGGAAGCAATGAACGTTTTACCATTACTTAAAACTCCATTGGTTAATATCTGCCAGGCTATTGTTGATGGTAACTTGGATGAAGCCGAATTTGAAGACAAGGCTAGTGTATGTAAATACATTGTACCTGACGGATATCCTGAAACTGAATTTGCTGGTGAATTAATAGAGGTTGATGAGGAATCTATTGAAAAATTAGGCGCCAAAGTATTTTATGCAGCAGTATCATCTGAAGATGATGGAATTCACCTGTCCGGTTCAAGGGCATTAGGTATTGTGGCTAGTGGCAATACTATCGAAGAAGCTGAAAAAATAGCTGAGGAAGCTTGCAAATTCGTTAAAGGTAATGTTTACCACAGAAGTGATGTCGGTACTTCTGATCTTGTTAGCAAACGTGTTGAACACATGAAAGAAATTTTAAACTAA
- a CDS encoding MATE family efflux transporter, with protein sequence MEKNSNIEIITGDPKKAINKLSLPIIASMFLIFANNIIDSIWVAGLGAEPLAALGYVTPLFMVLIGIGNGIGAGGNSLISRYIGAENKSSANNAAIHNLILGVILSIAVSIILLGFLKPLLTIMGATAVLNYAMEYGIVIFAFAFTMLLPPIFGGAFRAEGDVKRATVPLAVSAITNMCIDPIFIYTLNLGVAGAAWATVIAHLFAVLTMLYWMFVKKDTYLKYNRESFHNDLKMYKDILVVGIPASLEQLILSVLTIVVNFMLTIVSGPVAVAVYTAGWRIVNIGMLPAIGVGTASISVAGVAYGSRKYENLRITARYAVKVALIASVIVCIILNLFANQIAFIFSYSESSAQLEPLIASFIQLMCLFILYVPFGASAGNVFQGVGKGTISFILTAFREFILVLIFAYVLGFVFNMGEFGIYCGMLLGGGIGSLICYGCIELYISRLLRRRDNGI encoded by the coding sequence ATGGAAAAAAATTCAAATATAGAAATAATTACAGGAGACCCAAAAAAGGCCATCAATAAATTGTCACTGCCGATTATAGCAAGTATGTTTTTAATATTTGCAAATAATATAATTGACAGCATATGGGTGGCAGGACTTGGTGCAGAACCGTTAGCAGCACTTGGATATGTTACCCCACTATTCATGGTGCTTATTGGAATCGGGAACGGAATCGGAGCAGGGGGCAATTCATTAATTTCACGATATATTGGAGCCGAAAATAAATCATCAGCAAATAATGCGGCGATACATAACTTAATTTTAGGAGTAATACTGTCAATCGCTGTTTCAATAATCCTACTTGGTTTTTTAAAGCCATTACTTACAATAATGGGTGCAACAGCTGTTTTGAATTATGCAATGGAATATGGAATTGTAATTTTTGCCTTTGCTTTTACAATGCTTCTTCCACCAATTTTTGGAGGAGCATTCAGAGCAGAAGGAGACGTTAAAAGAGCCACAGTCCCTCTTGCAGTCTCAGCAATAACAAACATGTGTATTGACCCGATTTTCATTTATACATTAAATTTAGGAGTTGCAGGTGCCGCATGGGCAACAGTAATTGCACATTTGTTTGCAGTTCTTACAATGCTTTACTGGATGTTTGTTAAAAAAGACACTTACCTTAAATACAACCGTGAAAGCTTTCATAATGATTTAAAAATGTATAAAGACATTTTAGTTGTAGGAATCCCTGCCAGTTTAGAGCAGTTAATCTTATCTGTACTAACAATTGTAGTCAATTTCATGCTCACAATTGTTTCAGGACCTGTTGCAGTGGCTGTTTATACTGCAGGTTGGAGAATAGTAAATATAGGAATGCTTCCAGCAATAGGAGTTGGAACCGCATCAATATCAGTTGCAGGAGTTGCATACGGATCACGCAAATATGAAAACTTAAGAATTACAGCAAGATATGCAGTTAAAGTAGCATTAATAGCTTCAGTTATTGTTTGCATTATTTTGAATTTATTTGCAAATCAAATTGCATTCATATTCTCCTACTCAGAAAGCAGTGCCCAGTTAGAACCGTTGATTGCGAGCTTTATACAACTCATGTGTTTATTCATATTATATGTCCCATTTGGAGCAAGTGCAGGAAATGTATTCCAGGGAGTTGGAAAAGGAACAATATCATTTATATTAACAGCATTTAGGGAATTTATATTAGTGCTTATCTTTGCATATGTACTTGGATTTGTCTTTAACATGGGAGAATTCGGAATATATTGCGGAATGCTTTTAGGTGGAGGAATAGGTTCCCTAATATGTTACGGATGTATTGAACTATATATAAGCAGACTATTAAGGAGAAGAGATAATGGAATTTGA
- a CDS encoding MarR family winged helix-turn-helix transcriptional regulator — protein MEFDDNAPTAPFISILHREHAKYINENVKEDDLSFGLHPLLIVIYERKGINQEQLAEIFRLNESTIARNLKKLEDKGFIERIKDKRKKIIKTTPKGEKTAQKVMDYDRKWDNKIKENLADEEYNNFLKTLRTICEELI, from the coding sequence ATGGAATTTGATGACAATGCACCTACAGCCCCATTTATTTCAATACTTCACAGAGAACATGCAAAATACATTAACGAAAATGTAAAAGAAGATGACTTAAGTTTTGGTCTTCATCCTCTTTTAATTGTAATATATGAAAGAAAAGGAATAAATCAGGAACAACTGGCGGAAATATTTCGTCTAAATGAAAGTACAATAGCAAGAAACCTTAAAAAACTCGAAGATAAAGGATTTATTGAACGGATTAAAGATAAAAGAAAAAAAATAATCAAAACAACACCGAAAGGGGAAAAAACCGCTCAAAAAGTTATGGACTATGACAGAAAATGGGACAATAAGATAAAAGAGAACCTAGCAGATGAAGAATACAATAATTTCTTAAAAACACTTAGAACCATATGTGAGGAATTAATATGA
- a CDS encoding nitroreductase family protein, giving the protein MNQTINDLKSRRSIRKFKDKQISDEDLNIILETGTYAPTARGAQSPKIIVIQNPETIKELSAWNRSFFPVEMPEDMDPFYGAKTLIIVLADSEIPTFVEDGSSVLTVLVNAAHAIGVGSCWIHRARDEFSSKKGKELLRKWGIPETYEGVGHVVLGYPDMETPEPIPRKEDYILRID; this is encoded by the coding sequence ATGAATCAGACAATTAACGATTTAAAATCAAGAAGAAGCATCAGGAAATTTAAAGACAAGCAAATTTCAGATGAGGATTTAAACATAATATTAGAAACAGGAACATATGCCCCAACAGCAAGAGGAGCACAATCTCCTAAAATAATTGTGATTCAAAATCCAGAAACAATTAAAGAATTATCTGCATGGAATAGAAGCTTTTTCCCAGTTGAAATGCCGGAAGATATGGATCCATTTTATGGAGCAAAAACATTGATAATAGTTTTAGCGGACAGTGAAATTCCAACATTTGTTGAAGACGGGTCAAGTGTTTTAACCGTTCTTGTTAATGCAGCCCATGCAATAGGTGTCGGATCATGTTGGATTCATAGAGCCCGTGACGAGTTTAGCAGCAAAAAAGGAAAAGAACTTTTAAGAAAATGGGGAATACCCGAAACTTATGAAGGAGTCGGCCATGTAGTACTTGGTTATCCCGATATGGAAACACCGGAGCCTATTCCAAGAAAAGAAGACTACATCCTCCGCATAGATTAA
- the argS gene encoding arginine--tRNA ligase — protein MYFEIEKQAIDAINKALDQYDVEIDRNFKLEFPPNPELGDLASTIAFALTKKLRTSPPEVAKDLVEKIEVPEIFSKVQNFGPYVNFFIDYGKFSKLLLEKVDENYGQLPAYGEKIVLEHTSANPNGPLHIGHIRNSIFGDSLARLLKLAGRDVITQYYVNDMGRQIAIIVCGITQCGLNIEDYEGDKIDHKIGKLYFDANSAVEEDEALNAKVDELIQKYEEGADEELNKIFEDVVSKCISGMKESLLRMNISHDDFVWEGQFVRNGDVDGLVDYIQKEGFTREDDVLYIDLTDFNIEKEFVLRRSNGTSLYSTRDLAYHKYKATLGDTVLDILGSDHKLAAKQIKVIFEEIFRQTAPEVIFYEFITLPEGSMSTRKGKFVSVDELIDEAILRAYDEIKSRNPELSDEEIAPMAEDIGVGAIRFFIAKLSPEKHLTFKWDEALSFERGCASIQYAHARACKLLKKSGKDISSLSVSDDWVLNETEQDLVRQIAKFPQIVEDCANKQRVHNITQYCQDLAGSFNKFYKSEQVIGSDVEDTRLILVDRAKTTIKNALDILGVAAPEKM, from the coding sequence ATGTATTTTGAAATTGAAAAACAAGCGATTGATGCTATTAATAAAGCATTAGATCAATATGATGTTGAAATTGATAGAAACTTTAAGTTAGAATTTCCACCTAATCCTGAATTAGGCGATTTGGCAAGTACTATTGCTTTTGCACTTACTAAAAAATTAAGAACTTCACCTCCTGAAGTTGCAAAAGATTTAGTTGAAAAGATTGAAGTGCCTGAAATTTTTTCTAAAGTACAAAACTTTGGTCCTTACGTTAATTTCTTCATTGATTATGGTAAATTCTCTAAATTATTATTGGAAAAAGTCGATGAAAATTATGGTCAGCTTCCTGCATATGGTGAAAAAATTGTATTGGAACACACTTCAGCAAACCCTAACGGGCCTTTACACATTGGTCACATCAGAAACTCAATTTTTGGAGATTCTCTTGCAAGATTATTAAAACTGGCTGGAAGAGATGTGATTACTCAATATTATGTAAATGATATGGGAAGACAGATAGCTATTATTGTATGCGGTATAACCCAATGCGGATTGAATATTGAGGATTATGAAGGGGATAAAATTGACCATAAGATTGGAAAATTATACTTTGATGCAAATAGTGCTGTTGAAGAGGATGAGGCATTAAATGCTAAAGTTGACGAATTAATCCAAAAATACGAAGAGGGAGCAGATGAAGAGCTAAATAAAATCTTTGAAGATGTTGTTTCTAAATGTATTTCAGGAATGAAGGAATCCCTTTTAAGAATGAATATTTCACATGATGACTTTGTATGGGAAGGTCAATTTGTAAGAAACGGTGATGTTGACGGACTTGTAGATTATATCCAGAAAGAAGGATTTACAAGAGAAGATGATGTATTATATATTGATTTAACAGACTTCAATATTGAAAAAGAGTTTGTACTTAGAAGATCTAACGGAACATCACTTTATTCAACAAGAGATTTGGCTTATCATAAATATAAGGCTACTTTGGGCGATACTGTTCTTGATATTTTAGGTTCAGATCATAAACTGGCAGCTAAACAAATCAAAGTAATATTTGAAGAAATATTCAGACAAACTGCTCCTGAAGTAATATTTTATGAGTTTATCACACTTCCTGAAGGTTCAATGTCAACAAGAAAAGGTAAGTTCGTGTCTGTTGATGAATTGATTGATGAAGCTATTTTAAGAGCTTATGATGAAATTAAATCAAGAAATCCTGAATTGAGTGATGAGGAAATTGCGCCAATGGCTGAAGATATTGGTGTTGGAGCTATCAGATTCTTTATTGCTAAATTATCTCCTGAAAAACACTTAACTTTCAAATGGGATGAGGCATTAAGCTTTGAGAGAGGATGTGCTTCTATTCAATATGCCCATGCAAGAGCATGCAAATTACTTAAAAAATCAGGCAAGGATATCAGTTCTTTAAGTGTTAGTGATGATTGGGTTTTAAATGAAACAGAACAGGACTTGGTAAGGCAAATAGCTAAATTCCCACAGATTGTTGAAGACTGTGCAAATAAGCAGAGGGTTCACAACATCACACAATACTGTCAGGATTTGGCAGGTTCTTTTAATAAATTCTACAAATCAGAACAGGTTATAGGTTCTGATGTTGAAGACACTAGATTGATTTTAGTAGATAGGGCTAAAACTACTATAAAAAATGCTTTAGATATTTTAGGTGTTGCTGCACCTGAAAAAATGTAG
- a CDS encoding signal peptidase I: protein MDIDMKEIASYVIILLIVLIAAQHLNVVVSGSMEPAFYRGDIVLVQKADFLGIHEFNPDDVQVGDVVVYDATWFNQPVIHRIINITEIDGNTMYLIKGDNNNAPDPYYVKSSQIKEKVVTFDDNLVVIPKIGYLSLWLRGL, encoded by the coding sequence ATGGATATTGATATGAAAGAAATTGCATCCTATGTAATTATTCTTTTAATTGTTTTAATAGCTGCTCAACATTTGAATGTTGTTGTATCTGGAAGTATGGAGCCTGCTTTTTATAGAGGGGACATTGTTTTAGTCCAAAAGGCAGATTTCTTGGGAATTCATGAGTTTAACCCTGATGATGTTCAGGTTGGGGACGTGGTTGTCTATGATGCAACTTGGTTTAACCAACCGGTTATTCATAGAATTATTAATATTACTGAAATTGATGGAAATACGATGTATCTGATTAAGGGAGATAATAATAATGCTCCTGATCCGTATTATGTTAAATCAAGTCAAATTAAAGAAAAAGTTGTTACTTTTGATGATAATTTAGTCGTAATTCCAAAAATTGGTTATCTTTCCCTTTGGTTAAGAGGGTTATAA
- the hemL gene encoding glutamate-1-semialdehyde 2,1-aminomutase gives MYSEELFNESKNYFPGGVNSPVRAFKPYPFFVKSAGGSKLTDEDGKSYIDHCLAYGPLILGHANPKVVREVSNQLTIGSAYGAPTKNEITLAKEIIDRIPCAEMVRFCNSGTEATMSAIRLARGFTGRDKIVKFEGAYHGAHDYVLVKGGSGAATLPDSAGIPVDTTKNTLSVPFNNEEALTDLIEKEGENIACIIMEVVMGNVGCIEPKPGFLEFIRKITEENDIVLIFDEVITGFRASRGGAQEYYSVTPDLTTLGKIVGGGLPMGAFCGKKEIMELIAPNGSVYQAGTFSGNPVSVQAGISTLTQLDDAFYKELERKGKFLRGNIQSIIDDEEYNIQPVGLASMFQIYFNPAPVYDYADAQESDRKKFLRYFKSLLKQGVFIPPSQFECNFISNAHSMDDLQKTSEAIEIALEAAFKKRRR, from the coding sequence ATGTATTCTGAAGAATTATTCAACGAATCTAAAAATTATTTCCCCGGTGGAGTAAATTCTCCTGTACGTGCTTTTAAACCATATCCGTTTTTTGTTAAAAGTGCAGGAGGCTCAAAGCTCACTGATGAAGATGGAAAAAGTTATATTGACCACTGTTTAGCTTATGGTCCATTAATTTTAGGACATGCTAACCCTAAAGTTGTAAGGGAAGTTTCTAATCAGTTAACTATCGGCAGTGCTTACGGCGCTCCAACTAAAAATGAAATTACTCTTGCAAAAGAAATTATTGATAGAATTCCTTGTGCTGAGATGGTAAGATTTTGTAATAGCGGTACGGAAGCTACTATGAGTGCAATTAGATTGGCACGTGGGTTTACCGGCAGGGATAAAATTGTTAAATTTGAAGGAGCTTATCACGGAGCTCATGATTATGTTTTGGTTAAAGGAGGATCCGGCGCTGCAACTTTACCTGATAGTGCGGGAATTCCGGTTGATACTACTAAAAACACTTTATCAGTTCCATTTAATAACGAAGAAGCTTTAACTGATTTAATAGAAAAAGAAGGAGAAAACATTGCCTGTATTATCATGGAAGTTGTAATGGGCAATGTTGGATGTATCGAACCAAAACCCGGATTTTTAGAGTTTATCAGAAAAATTACTGAAGAAAATGATATAGTTTTAATATTTGATGAAGTTATCACCGGTTTTAGAGCTTCCAGAGGTGGGGCTCAGGAATATTATAGTGTTACTCCTGATTTAACTACTCTTGGTAAGATAGTTGGCGGAGGACTTCCTATGGGGGCATTTTGTGGTAAAAAGGAAATCATGGAATTGATTGCTCCAAACGGTTCGGTTTATCAGGCAGGTACATTTTCCGGAAATCCGGTATCGGTACAGGCAGGTATTTCTACTTTAACACAACTCGATGATGCTTTTTATAAAGAATTGGAACGGAAAGGAAAATTCCTTAGAGGAAATATCCAATCCATTATAGACGATGAGGAATATAACATCCAACCGGTTGGACTTGCGTCAATGTTTCAGATTTACTTCAATCCGGCACCTGTTTATGACTATGCCGATGCCCAAGAATCTGATAGAAAAAAATTCTTAAGATACTTTAAATCATTATTAAAACAAGGTGTTTTCATTCCACCATCTCAATTTGAATGTAATTTTATATCAAATGCTCACAGTATGGATGATTTACAAAAAACTTCTGAGGCTATTGAAATAGCACTGGAAGCTGCATTTAAAAAAAGAAGAAGGTAA
- a CDS encoding cobalt-precorrin-8 methylmutase — MTDKMFMGASTKQGLDIANKSREIIRDLIGDDVKDLNPIERDIVERIVHSTADPEYAKLVKISSDFVDVAMNSLKNNETILTDINMVKYGITRYDGEVECYIRNDDVIKIAKENQITRAAAAMRYAALNDFEGIVVSGNAPTAVFEAMDLYQKGEMNLKAIVGVPVGFVGAADSKEALHNSSIPSVIVQGPKGGTPIAVACVNSLIQHL; from the coding sequence ATGACAGACAAAATGTTCATGGGCGCATCAACTAAACAAGGTTTGGATATTGCAAATAAAAGTAGGGAAATTATTCGTGACCTTATTGGAGATGATGTCAAAGATTTAAATCCAATCGAAAGAGACATTGTTGAGAGGATTGTTCATTCAACAGCTGATCCGGAGTATGCAAAATTAGTTAAAATCAGTTCAGATTTTGTAGATGTAGCTATGAATTCCCTTAAAAATAATGAAACCATTTTAACCGATATCAACATGGTTAAATATGGTATAACAAGATATGATGGGGAAGTTGAGTGTTATATTAGAAATGATGATGTAATTAAAATTGCTAAAGAAAATCAGATTACAAGAGCTGCAGCAGCAATGCGTTATGCGGCTTTAAATGATTTTGAAGGAATTGTTGTCTCTGGTAATGCTCCTACTGCTGTTTTCGAAGCTATGGACTTATATCAAAAAGGTGAAATGAATCTTAAAGCTATTGTTGGAGTTCCTGTCGGTTTTGTTGGAGCTGCTGATTCAAAGGAAGCTTTACATAACTCCAGTATTCCCAGTGTTATTGTTCAGGGACCTAAAGGCGGAACACCTATTGCAGTAGCTTGCGTAAATTCATTAATACAACATTTGTAG
- a CDS encoding aminoacetone oxidase family FAD-binding enzyme — MDKYEIAVIGGGPAGIMAAIAASQNSSSVILLEKNPKLGRKLLMTGGGRCNITNSKPIKRLLNLYPQKNFLKHSFYTFTNENLLSYFENKGLAFVEEDNNRIFPESEKSSDILNILTYYLKDVIISYNFEVKSISDDFIINDEIKADKIIIATGGITYPRTGCDVKNYHLTSQPLTDIKYGLSPLITKKDLSNISGITLNDVVISYKKIKIQGNVLFSHEGLTGPGIIDLSNEISQSISYNLLENNNPDIDFEIFVDLCPNLTREDLQERFNGDFQIKGKTMIKNYLKLFLTNNFIDFFLNETDLDGETQLSRINKKTKNRLIDNLKRFSFEIAGFNSNLAKITIGGIDLTNVNPKTMESTLIPNLYFAGEILDLHGPTGGYNLKIAFSTGYLAGLSAGEK; from the coding sequence ATGGATAAGTATGAAATAGCCGTTATTGGCGGAGGGCCTGCAGGGATTATGGCTGCTATTGCTGCCAGTCAAAATTCATCTAGCGTAATATTGCTTGAAAAAAACCCCAAATTAGGACGCAAACTCCTGATGACCGGTGGCGGCAGATGTAATATTACAAACTCCAAACCAATTAAAAGGCTATTGAACCTTTATCCTCAAAAAAACTTTTTAAAACACTCTTTTTATACATTTACAAATGAAAATTTACTTTCTTATTTTGAAAATAAAGGTTTGGCTTTTGTTGAAGAGGATAATAATAGAATATTTCCAGAAAGTGAAAAATCTAGTGATATCTTAAACATTCTAACTTATTACTTAAAAGATGTAATTATAAGTTATAACTTCGAAGTTAAAAGTATAAGTGATGATTTCATTATAAACGATGAAATTAAAGCAGACAAAATTATCATCGCTACCGGCGGTATAACCTATCCTCGTACCGGATGTGATGTAAAAAACTATCATTTAACTTCACAACCTTTAACTGACATTAAATATGGTCTGTCTCCTTTAATTACCAAAAAAGACTTGTCAAATATTTCCGGTATAACATTAAATGATGTTGTTATAAGTTATAAGAAAATTAAAATTCAAGGCAATGTTTTATTTTCACATGAGGGTTTAACAGGACCTGGAATCATTGATTTAAGTAATGAAATATCTCAAAGTATAAGTTATAACTTATTAGAAAATAATAATCCTGATATCGATTTTGAAATATTTGTTGATTTATGTCCAAATCTCACACGCGAAGACTTGCAGGAAAGATTTAATGGTGATTTTCAAATTAAAGGAAAAACAATGATTAAAAACTATTTGAAATTATTCTTAACTAATAATTTCATTGACTTCTTTTTAAATGAAACTGATCTTGACGGCGAAACTCAACTTTCAAGAATTAATAAAAAGACTAAAAACAGATTAATTGATAATTTAAAACGATTTAGTTTTGAAATTGCGGGTTTTAATAGCAATTTGGCTAAAATAACCATTGGCGGTATTGACCTGACTAATGTTAATCCGAAAACAATGGAGTCAACATTAATACCTAATCTGTATTTTGCAGGTGAAATTTTAGATTTGCACGGACCTACTGGAGGTTATAATCTAAAAATCGCATTTTCAACCGGCTATTTGGCAGGGCTTTCAGCAGGTGAAAAATAA
- the aspS gene encoding aspartate--tRNA(Asn) ligase yields MQGLLNDWRRTHYAKQTTPEIAGSDVTIMGWVHEIRDLGGIIFVIIRDVTGRVQITAPSKKVDSEILEDLRKFRKESVVAIKGAVQEAPKAPNGVEIIPKEIKVLNLANQPLPMDPTEKVKAEIDTRLNSRFLDLRKDNVSAIFKIKGQMFHTIRDYFYDNGFFEINTPKLVASATEGGTELFPITYFEKEAFLGQSPQLYKQMMMGSGMDRVFEIGQIFRAEEHDTLRHLNEAVSIDAEASFMDDVDVMKILNDMLIQVLKDINDKCSEELDILGHELEVPNGDFPVVTYDEAVDIVNSRGVEMQWGEDLSREAEKALGDTMGGFYFLTQWPSAIKPFYVMPNEDDDKYSHAFDLMYNNLELSSGATRVHQYDLLVKQIEERGLNPAGFGSYLKAFEYGMPPHAGWGVGADRLTMVLTGSENIRECVLFPRDRHRLTP; encoded by the coding sequence TTGCAAGGTTTATTAAATGACTGGAGAAGAACTCATTACGCTAAACAAACCACTCCTGAAATTGCAGGTAGTGATGTTACAATCATGGGTTGGGTACATGAAATTCGTGATTTAGGCGGAATTATCTTTGTTATTATTAGAGATGTAACCGGCAGAGTTCAAATTACTGCTCCAAGTAAAAAAGTAGATTCAGAAATATTAGAAGATTTAAGAAAATTCAGAAAAGAGTCCGTTGTAGCTATTAAAGGAGCAGTTCAAGAAGCTCCAAAAGCACCAAATGGTGTTGAAATTATTCCTAAAGAAATTAAAGTATTAAACTTAGCTAATCAACCTTTACCAATGGATCCTACTGAAAAAGTAAAAGCTGAAATTGACACTAGATTAAACTCAAGATTCTTAGACTTAAGAAAAGATAATGTTTCAGCTATTTTCAAAATTAAAGGTCAAATGTTCCATACTATCAGAGATTACTTCTACGATAATGGATTTTTTGAAATTAACACTCCTAAACTCGTAGCTTCAGCTACTGAAGGAGGAACAGAATTATTCCCAATCACTTACTTTGAAAAAGAAGCATTCTTGGGCCAATCTCCACAATTATACAAACAAATGATGATGGGTTCAGGAATGGATAGGGTATTTGAAATTGGTCAAATTTTCAGAGCAGAAGAGCACGATACTTTAAGACACTTAAACGAAGCTGTTTCCATCGATGCTGAAGCTTCCTTTATGGATGATGTTGATGTAATGAAAATATTAAACGACATGCTCATTCAAGTATTAAAAGACATCAATGACAAATGCAGTGAAGAATTGGACATTTTAGGCCATGAATTGGAAGTTCCTAACGGCGACTTTCCGGTTGTAACCTATGATGAGGCTGTTGACATTGTAAACTCTCGTGGTGTTGAAATGCAATGGGGTGAAGACTTATCCCGTGAAGCTGAAAAAGCATTAGGAGATACAATGGGAGGATTTTATTTCTTAACCCAATGGCCTTCTGCAATTAAGCCATTCTATGTAATGCCTAATGAAGATGATGATAAGTATTCTCATGCTTTTGATTTAATGTACAATAATTTGGAATTGTCTTCTGGTGCTACCCGTGTACACCAGTACGATTTACTTGTAAAACAAATTGAAGAAAGAGGATTAAATCCTGCAGGATTTGGAAGCTATCTTAAAGCATTTGAATATGGTATGCCTCCTCACGCAGGTTGGGGTGTAGGTGCCGACAGATTAACTATGGTGCTTACCGGTTCTGAAAACATCCGTGAATGTGTGCTCTTCCCTAGAGACAGACACAGATTAACCCCTTAA